The Alphaproteobacteria bacterium genome has a window encoding:
- a CDS encoding nucleotide sugar dehydrogenase yields the protein MHPSDEIIAVIGLGYVGLPLAHAFGGAFANVIGYDIAPSRIDELNRGYDRTGEVGAEALRASTVRFTQDAAALAEATAFVVTVPTPIDDSRRPDLRPILSACDAVGKAMRPGAVVAFESTVYPGLTETVCVPRLEQASGMRWRSDFAVGYSPERINPGDREHTVTRIVKVVAGDSPQTLDRLCAIYGPAIPAGLHRAPSIAVAEAAKVIENTQRDLNIALMNELAMICDRLGLRTADVLAAARTKWNFLPFTPGLVGGHCIGVDPYYLTARAEQVGYQPHVILSGRRVNDGMGAYVADRVLQLVLQTCGYGRAPRVGVLGVTFKENVSDIRNSRVPDIVARLRAYGAECLVHDPHADAAETAAEYGIALTPDLADLHGLDALVLAVAHREYLALGAGRLGAILGGRGVLVDIKSALEPDAVGDGVAYWSL from the coding sequence ATGCATCCTTCCGACGAAATCATCGCCGTGATCGGGCTCGGCTATGTCGGCCTGCCGTTGGCGCACGCCTTCGGCGGCGCGTTCGCCAACGTCATCGGCTACGACATCGCGCCATCCCGAATCGACGAGCTGAACAGAGGATATGACAGGACCGGCGAAGTCGGGGCAGAGGCGCTGCGCGCCTCCACCGTGCGCTTCACCCAAGATGCCGCCGCGCTGGCCGAGGCGACCGCCTTTGTGGTGACGGTGCCGACCCCGATCGACGACAGCCGCCGTCCCGACCTGCGGCCGATCCTGTCTGCCTGCGACGCGGTCGGCAAGGCGATGCGGCCGGGCGCGGTGGTGGCGTTCGAATCGACCGTCTATCCGGGGTTGACCGAGACCGTGTGCGTGCCGCGGCTGGAGCAGGCCTCCGGCATGCGCTGGCGCAGCGACTTCGCCGTCGGCTATTCGCCGGAGCGGATCAATCCCGGCGACCGCGAGCACACCGTCACGCGGATCGTGAAGGTGGTGGCGGGCGACAGTCCGCAGACGCTGGACCGGCTATGCGCGATCTACGGGCCCGCGATCCCCGCCGGGCTGCACCGGGCGCCGTCGATCGCGGTCGCCGAGGCCGCCAAGGTGATCGAGAACACCCAGCGCGACCTGAACATCGCGCTGATGAACGAGCTGGCGATGATCTGCGACCGGCTTGGCCTGCGCACCGCCGACGTGCTGGCCGCCGCCCGCACCAAGTGGAACTTCCTGCCGTTCACCCCCGGCCTGGTCGGCGGCCACTGCATCGGCGTCGACCCCTATTACCTGACTGCGCGGGCGGAGCAGGTCGGCTACCAGCCGCACGTCATCCTGTCCGGCCGCCGGGTCAACGACGGCATGGGCGCCTATGTCGCCGACCGGGTGCTGCAGCTGGTGTTGCAGACCTGCGGCTACGGCCGCGCGCCCCGTGTCGGCGTGCTCGGCGTCACCTTCAAGGAGAACGTGTCCGACATCCGCAACAGCCGGGTGCCGGATATCGTCGCCCGGCTTCGGGCCTATGGTGCCGAGTGTCTGGTCCACGACCCGCACGCCGATGCGGCGGAGACCGCGGCAGAATACGGCATCGCGCTGACGCCGGACCTCGCCGACCTGCACGGGCTCGATGCGCTGGTCCTGGCCGTCGCCCATCGCGAATATCTCGCGCTGGGTGCCGGACGGCTGGGCGCGATCCTCGGCGGACGCGGCGTGCTGGTCGACATCAAGTCGGCGCTGGAACCGGACGCGGTCGGCGACGGCGTCGCCTACTGGAGCCTGTGA
- a CDS encoding GDP-mannose 4,6-dehydratase produces MVTGAAGFVGMNAARALLDQGHAVVGIDNLNPYYSVKLKRDRLARLEGPGFSFVEADIADRAAIEAALQPHGDASHILHLAAQAGVRHSLVDPYAYVASNVMGQLVLLEAARRLPRLERFVYASTSSVYGALKDIPFSVRQCTDKPVSIYAATKLGGEHLARVYADSFGIACVGLRFFTVYGPWGRPDMATWLFTEAILQGRPIPVFNNGDMRRDFTYVDDIVAGICGALTRPLPPDSDGLANRIYNLGNHRAEALLDFIGVIERCLGRKAELRMEPMQQGDVRETFADIAESRADLGFAPKVTIDEGIPRFIDWYRSYHNLS; encoded by the coding sequence GTGGTCACCGGCGCAGCCGGCTTCGTCGGCATGAACGCGGCACGGGCGCTGCTCGACCAGGGCCATGCGGTCGTCGGCATCGACAACCTCAATCCGTATTACAGCGTGAAGCTGAAGCGCGACCGGCTGGCGCGGCTCGAAGGGCCGGGATTCAGCTTCGTCGAGGCCGACATCGCCGACCGTGCGGCGATCGAGGCGGCGCTGCAGCCGCACGGCGACGCCAGCCACATTCTGCACCTGGCCGCGCAGGCGGGCGTGCGCCATTCGCTGGTCGACCCCTACGCCTATGTCGCCAGCAACGTCATGGGCCAGCTGGTACTGCTGGAAGCGGCGCGGCGGCTGCCGCGGCTGGAGCGCTTCGTCTACGCCTCCACGTCGTCGGTCTACGGTGCGCTGAAGGACATCCCGTTCAGCGTGCGCCAGTGCACCGACAAGCCGGTGTCGATCTACGCGGCGACCAAGCTGGGTGGCGAGCACCTCGCCCGGGTCTACGCCGACAGCTTCGGCATCGCCTGCGTCGGCCTGCGCTTCTTCACCGTCTACGGTCCGTGGGGCCGGCCGGACATGGCGACGTGGCTGTTCACCGAGGCGATCCTGCAAGGCCGGCCGATCCCGGTGTTCAACAACGGCGACATGCGCCGCGACTTCACCTATGTCGACGACATCGTCGCCGGCATCTGCGGCGCGCTGACGCGGCCGCTGCCGCCCGATTCGGACGGGCTCGCCAACCGGATCTACAACCTGGGCAACCACCGGGCCGAGGCGCTGCTCGATTTCATCGGGGTGATCGAGCGCTGCCTCGGCCGCAAGGCCGAGCTGCGGATGGAACCGATGCAGCAGGGCGACGTGCGCGAAACCTTCGCCGATATCGCCGAGAGCCGGGCCGACCTCGGCTTCGCCCCCAAGGTCACGATCGACGAGGGCATCCCGCGCTTCATCGATTGGTACCGGTCGTACCACAACCTATCTTAG